The genomic region TTACGGTATTATTGTCGATATTTATAGTGTAAATGTAATGAATCAAATTATTTTTCCTAACTTCAACTGGATTGTAATCGCAGTTTGCATCATTCCGTTAATTACATTTTTAGCTATTTCACTAATAGTCTCTATTTCACACCGGGTGAAAACGAGTAAATCAGCACAATCTATTTCAGTGTTGCTAATTTTGCCCATTATGGGTTTTTTAACTTCACAATCGAGTGGGATTTTTTTATTCGGCATCAATGTCTCCCTTATTTTAGTCGTCGTGCTTATTATCATTGATATACTCGTATATATGTTTATCGTCAAAACGTTTAATCGAGATGTATTTATCACTCGAACGTAATAGCGTGAAGTGAAAAGGGGTTCACAGTTGCAACGTTTGTTGTATTTTCAATTGAATGATGGGGAAACATGGGGGATCAATATAGGATTTTCGACAGAACTTGGCGAATCTTCAGTATGCAAAGCAAATTGAATCGCTTGAGTTCTGTTGAGAATCCTTATTTGTATCATTTATTTGAAATTTATGATTTGTCATTAAGTGCTTCAATGACTGCCACCATATCATCATGAATGACTAAATCAGCTTGATGATCATAAGGTGTCGGTGTTTGATTGATGATGACTAAGTTTTGACCGTTAAAGTTAGAAATCAAGCCAGCTGCGGGTTGGACAACAAGTGAAGACCCAAGTACGACTAGTGTATCAGCATTCGTTATTTTATACAGTGCATTCATAATTGTACCTTGATCTAGCATCTCGCCATATAGAACGATATCTGGTCGAATAGGGCTATTACAATTGTCGCAGCGATAAAGTTTTCGTTTAATAACTTCAGCTTTAGTATACGTTTGCGCACAATCTAAACAATAAAAGCGATTTAACGTACCATGTAATTCGTCTACATTGAGACTTCCTGCATCTGAATGTAAGCCATCAATATTTTGGGTGACAACACCGAGAGAACGGCCTTCATTTTCAAGGTGTGCAATCCACTGATGGACAGGATTAGGTTTTTTATCTGCAAATAATAGATATTGGTGGCAAAAATCCATAAAACCTTTTGGGTCAACATTTAAGTAATCGGAACTTAAAATATATTCAGGTGAATAGCCACTTTTTGAAATTTCGTCATTGAGACCTCCAACAGAACGGAAATCTGGAATGCCACTTGCTACAGATATACCAGCGCCAGTAAAAAAGGTTATACGTTCTGATGATTCGATGATGTTTTTGAGTTGTTGAATATTATGATTCAAAACGCTCACTCCATT from Staphylococcus felis harbors:
- a CDS encoding NAD-dependent protein deacylase, which translates into the protein MNHNIQQLKNIIESSERITFFTGAGISVASGIPDFRSVGGLNDEISKSGYSPEYILSSDYLNVDPKGFMDFCHQYLLFADKKPNPVHQWIAHLENEGRSLGVVTQNIDGLHSDAGSLNVDELHGTLNRFYCLDCAQTYTKAEVIKRKLYRCDNCNSPIRPDIVLYGEMLDQGTIMNALYKITNADTLVVLGSSLVVQPAAGLISNFNGQNLVIINQTPTPYDHQADLVIHDDMVAVIEALNDKS